tcatgtcaggtagtcctggggcatggtcctagggctcaggtcagttgaaactggaacagcagcatggccaggtggactggggacagcaaggagtcatcatgtcaggtagtcctggggcatggtcctagggctcaggtcctccgagagagagaaagaaagagagaaggagagaattagagaacgcacacttagattcacacaggacaccgaataggacaggagaagtactccagatataacaaactgaccccagccccccgacacataaactactgcagcataaatactggaggctgagacaggaggggtcaggagacactgtggccccatccgaggacacccccggacagggccaaacaggaaggatataaccccacccactttgccaaagcacagcccccacaccactagagggatatcttcaaccaccaacttaccatcctgagacaaggctgagtatagcccacaaagatctccgccacggcacaacccaaggggggggggcgccaacccagacaggatgaccacaacagtgaatcaacccactcaggtgacgcaccccctccagggacggcatgagagagccccagcaagccagtgactcagcccctgtaatagggttagaggcagggaatcccagtggaaagaggggaaccggccaggcagagacagcaagggcggttcgttgctccagagcctttccgttcaccttcccactcctgggccagactacactcaatcatatgacccactgaagagatgagtcttcagtaaagacttaaaggttgagaccgagtttgcgtctctgacatgggtaggcagaccgttccataaaaatggagctctataggagaaagccctgcctccagctgtttgcttagaaattctagggacaattaggaggcctgcgtcttgtgaccgtagcgtacgtgtaggtatgtacggcaggaccaaatcagagagataggtaggagcaagcccatgtaatgctttgtaggttagcagtaaaaccttgaaatcagcccttgctttgacaggaagccagtgtagagaggctagcactggagtaatatgatcaaattttttggttctagtcaggattctagcagccgtatttagcactaactgaagtttatttagtgctttatccgggtagcctcTTTAGAGCCTTGTGGTCGTataccaagcagttgccataccaggcagtgatgcaacccatcaggatgctctcgatggtgcagctgtagaaccttttgaagatctgaggacccatgccaaatcttttcagtctcctgaggggaataggttttatCGTGTcctcttggtgtgcttggaccatgttcatTTGTTGGTGAGGTGAACACAAAGggtcttgaagctctcaacctgctctactacagccccgtcaatgagaatgggggcatgctcggtgctccttttcctgaaTGCCTCcatgcctgctttatatagcaagccacgaccatgtgactcactgtctggAGCGATCCTAAAAAAACTGGCCTGTGAGTTTATGTCTACTGTAAACTTATGGATGTATATGTACGTACTGCTGCTCTGAATAGTTATTTACTTCAATATTCATATGAGAATTATACAATCTCATAAACTagtctacagtagcctacattaTTCTACTATTCCAGTCTACCTATGAAATCAGATAATCCCTCAGAGCAACAGGTTTGTGCCCAATGTTCAGTGAAGAATTACTCCAAAATCCAACCCCAACTGAATAGTGAAGAACGAGTTgatattttgtgttgtagatcAAGACAGGTCGGCTGAACTACATCAGTCTTGAATAATTCTGATTGCGTGAGAATGTAAAATGTGCTCCGACAATCTAATTTCGAAAGGTGAACAAGTACAACTGTCTGTCAAGGCTATTcatgaacacagtctacagtctacatctCATAAACTAGTCTACAGTAGCCGACATCATTCTGCTATTCCATTCTACTATCTATGAAATCAGATAATCCCTCCGTGCAACAGGTTTGTGCCCAATGTTCAGTGAAGAATTACTCCAAAGTCCAACCCGTAAATGGAGGCGGGACGGAAGATGGAAAGCCATGCAGTTCGCGAAGGGAATTATTCAAACACTGGTTGCGTGACCCACATGTAACCTGTCCTATTATTAAGCAACCCCGTGATCAAGAAAAAGGAACCTATATTGCTGAATATGTGAATTAAGCTTCATAAGTGAATAGTGAAGAACGAGTTGATATTTTGTGTTGCAGATCAAGACAGGTAGGCTAAACTACATCTTCTTTGAATAATTCTGAATGCGTGAGACTGTAGACTGCTATCTAGTTTCAAAAGGTGAACAAGTGCAACTGTCTGTCAAGGCTATTCATGAACACTACTGATAGCGGTTTTACATCCATCAAAGGCTTTATTTGGTTTCATTTGACAATGTATCTTGACCTATTTGCATGGACATACAAAACCTTTTTGGATTATAATAAGGATTTATTTTGTCAATTTATATGCTAGTTTGTCTGTAATTCGAATATATGCTACTGTCAACTTTTGACAGTTTGATAAATGTTTAATTTATTCCACCCAAGTTGTCAATTtatacaattgtattttcattatTCTATTATTATAAAGTAACTGCCTAACTCATTAAATAAATTGTATAGTGGTTACTCAAACAGCCAGTATAACTCAAATCATAAAAGTGATACTAACTCATATGTCATTTCTGAGTACTGTTAACAATTATTAGGTTATTGAGTAAATACatctttatttatttgtgttctgATCATCTAGTTATTGAGTTTTACAAGttatgattgtttaatattttaaAGTCAATCTAACATGTATTAAATAAGTTGTTCATACCTGATTCTATTATGTTTTACGTCTTTACTTAAAATAATAAGGTAGTAATAAGATATTGATATTTACGTAAAAAACACTTGATTATCTGTGTTGTGCTGATATAGAATTATTACGTTTTTACAAGTTATTAATTCATAATAGTGGCACGTGGCTCTTTTTTAAAGAATTGTGGGTATTTCAAAATGTTTAAACTTCATGGTACTTTTACACAATGTTGTATTAATGTTTGAAGAAATAAAAGTATATTTCTAAAATAGTATTAAGCAGTTTGTTGTGCTATGAGGTGTAGTTGATCACGATCAAGTCAAGCCATTTCCACCATCAACTCGGTTATGTTCACCAGTCTTAATGACAGAGGATAATGCTGCATCCTGTAAAGCTTACAGCTCTACCTCCagttactgctagaggaatgaTCACTGTGCCCAACAATGCCTGCTAAGGGGGGTTAAAATGACAAATGGTCAAATACCTAAAACAATGTTAAACACTAAGACATGACCACTGAAAATGACTAATCAGAACTACTTACTACTTGAGATTGTTTTTTAATGAAGGTTAACAATTTAAGTAGAAGGGACCCTACATTTGTATGTTCATTACAACAAATGTTCCTCTTCAAGTAACTTAAATCGTACATAATTTAATTTAGTCGCAAAAAGCTCATAAAACACATACCAATGAAGTATTTACAACTTTAAAAGAGAATCATATGGATGGAGATGTCACTGTATTACTAGAAAGTATTGAAAACTGAAATACTTTGAGTTAGGTTACTCGAGTGGTTCTAAGCAACGGGTTTccacaacaaacaaacaattgTTAGCAGAACTAATGACTTTTTACAATGTAGTATCCAGACCTCAATATGATCACCGTAATTCTCCGGTGTTCCCTGTTTACCAACTTCTAACACACAAACCTTTTCAATCATACCACTTAGGTAACAAGACTGTTCCACAGGACTTTGTCAGTCTTCTGTTAAGGTATGTGTAGATAATTTGTCAGCACTCATCATTAGGGTTGCAAAggaagggtatattactggaaacgtTTTAAGTTTACCAATAAACTACTAGAATTGTTGAATTTTACAAGGATTTTTTGTAATCTATCAGAAGACATCTAGTGGCCCCTTTGGGTACTTAAACATTTTACTGGTGTCTGTAATTAGCTCTGGCCTTCTGTGTATCCTGATCATATGTCAAATATTTGATAAGATGATTTTCAAATGACAAAGCAGTAAAACatgatcctaaatataaaccattaacttagtgaataccattggtgtttaataggAGGGTTTCAGCATTAAATATCCTTTATACATTATGCAAGACATGTACGTACGCACGCAgatatgcacgcacgcacacacacacacacacacacacacacacacacacacacacacacacacacacacacacacacacacacacacacacacacacacacacacacacacacacacacacacacacacacacacacatgctgcctATGAAAGTTTTCTCATTAATTTTGAAAGACTAGCTACAGATCACAGGCGGCCATTTATCATCCTACACtcatatatgttttttttatttaaaaaaaaatcttatctTGATttctgcagagggagggagggagggagggagggagagagagagagagagagagagagagaggagagagagagagagagagagagagagagagagagagagagagagagacagagacagagacagagacagagacagagacagagacagagacagagacagagacagagacagagagataggtagTTGTACCTGTCAATTCTAAAGGTCTTTCTTTGAGTTGAAGTGAACGTGGCTATGTTCACCTTTCTCACCTAATGTGAGAAAGTGGAGAAATGTTCTGAAATGGTACAGTACAGAAAGTTGTGTTGACTTACTGTGGGGCTGAGAGTTCCTACCAGCGGGCCGCTTAGTTAGTTGTCGCTCTCTTATCTCTTAAACATTGCAATAAGCTGAATGAAAAGTGCATTCCTGTGTTTGCCCTGAATCTAATGTATAGATCCAAATTAGTGCAAATGTAGAATTAGTCCAATTGTTTTTCTTAGTTTTAACAGGCTGAAGTTATAATAATTACACCCATTTATAGTAGCACTGGTAATGAATGGTTTGCCTCTTCTGTGGTCTCCTTGATAGCTTTATTTATAGTAAATTGAGAGATTCATACTGTTAGTtgacctcttcactgttgtcttCTTATCCAGAGATGGTGACCTATAATGAGTTTTGAGCTGGGCACATTGGACCTGGCAGAGATGGAGAACAGGATGAATAGTTCTGACATGAAGACCCTGTCAACCCTGGACCACCTTTACCTCTCCCCCCTAGAGCACAGCCTCAACATTCCCCACCACCACAGCCCAGACAGAAACCACTTATTCAACCACAGCTCAGACAGAAACTACTCATTTAACCACAGCCCAGACATAAACCACTCATTTAACCACAGCCCAGACATAAACCACTCATTCAACCACAGCCCAGACATAAACCAGTCATTCAACCACAGCCCAGACATAAACCACTCATTCAACCACAGCCTAGACATAAACCACTCATTCAACCACAGCCCAGACATAAACCACTCATTGCACCACAGCTCAGACATAAACCACTCATTCAACCACAGCCCAGACAGAAACCACTCATTTAACCACAGCCCAGACAGAAACCACTCATTCAACCACAGCCCAGACATAAACCACTCATTCAACCACAGCCCAGACATAAACCACTCATTCAACCACAGCCTAGACATAAACCACTCATTCAACCACAGCCCAGACATAAACCACTCATTGAACCACAGCTCAGACATAAACCACTCATTCAACCACAGCCCAGACAGAAACCACTCATTTAACCACAGCCCAGACAGAAACCAGTCATTCAACCACAGCCCAGACATAAACCAGTCATTCAACCACAGCCCAGACAGAAATCACTCATCCAACCACAGCCCAGACATAAACCAGTCATTCAACCACAGCCCAGACTTAAACCAGTCATTTAACCACAGCCCAGACAGAAATCACTCATCCAACCACAGCCCACACAGAAACCACTTATTCAACTACCcatacaactacacatacagtgAGTACCAATGTAAGTCTACTGTAAGGGACATTTACTAAATCTGGCATTTACTAAAGTGTAATAACACAGTCTTTTCTCTTGCCTGTGATGCTatgtatacagatgtaggatcttaatttgatcaccctgttgcaagaGAACTTTCcagcaatgcaggaaatgtaaaacatgcagtgtatttaaggtttaaaaaggcttctgaagtttgaaagtgacatttcagacttgattccactacgaaaaatgtatcaacccctacaaaaatgttaattaattataatccacataataattcacatttcctgttgctgcaggattattttccagcTGTAGCAAAcaggctcaaatgaagatcctacatctgtatctcATTGTGTTCTCATCTGTCTTTAGGTTCGTTAAAAGAGGAGTCCATGTCCCCTCTTTGGTCTAGCAACTGTAGCGTTGTCAGCCTGTCCAGACCCACTCTTCACTCCAAGTCCCCCACTTACACAGACCCCAGCACTCTGCTCTACATTGACTGCAGAGTGTGTGGGGACACGGCCTCAGGCTTCCACTATGGAGTCCATGCCTGTGAGGGCTGCAAGGTAGGACTGAGACCTACCAAATGAGGTTCTGGTGGCTTGACAGTATGTATGGCTATTGTGTTTGCTTGGAGCTATACAAATGCATTGTTACACATTTGagcataaaaacaaaacaaacgtcTTGCTATTTAACCTCCAGGGGGTCATATATTAGTAAGGATTTAACCCTGACACATAAACACTCACCGTAAACCTTGTATTCATATCAAGCccactgtttccattgatcacatttttttatgttttattctGTAAAATAATTATAGTCTTTCGCTGCTTTATGATTCTACAAACTACATGTTCTCTGCCTTTCTCTTAGGGATTCTTCCGAAGAACCATGAGGTTAAAACTGGTGTATGACCACTGTGATCTGCATTGTCGGATTCACAAAAAGAGCCGGAATAAATGCCAGTACTGTCGCTTTCAGAAATGTCTGCTTGTGGGCATGTCACACGATGGTAAGCCACTACATTGTTGTGAAAAGTATATTTGCTTACCAATATTTTTAAGAGTCATGATttgtcatatacagtgcattcggaaagtattcagatcccttgactttttccacattttgttacattacagacttattctaaaatggattcaattcttttttcccctcatctacacacaatacccattaatgacaataccccttaatgacaaagtgaaaacaggtttatagaaatgtaagcacatttattacaaataataaactgaaataccttatttaaataagtattcagacccttttctatgatgctcgaaattaagctcaagtgcatcctgtttccattgatcatccttgagatgttctacaacttgattggagtccgcctgtggtaaattcaattgactggacatgatttggaaaggcacacacctgtctatataaggtcccacagttgacagtgcatgtcagagaaataACCAAACCATGAggatgaaggaattgtctgtagagctctgagacaggattgtgttgaggctcagatctgaggaaggatatcaaaaacattctgcagcatcgaaggtccccaagaacacagtggcctccgtcattcttaaattgaagaagtttggaatcaccaagactcttcctagagctgtccgtccAGCATAACTGAGAactcgggggagaagggccttggtcaggaaggtgaacaagaacctgatggtcacactgacagagctccagagttcctctgtggagacgggaaagccttccagaaggacaaccatttctaaagcactccaccaatcaggcctttatggtagagtggcctgacggaattcactcctcagtaaaaggcacatgatagcccgcttggagtttgtcaaaaggcacctaaatgactctcagaccatgagaaacaagattatctggtctgatgaaaccaagattgaactctttggcctgaatgccaagtgtcaaatctggaggaaacatggcaccatccctacagtgaatcatgatggtggcagcatcatgctgtggggatgttttcagtggcagggactgggagactagtcaggatcaggggaaagatgaacagagcaaagtacagagagatccttgatgaaaacctgctccagagcactcaggtcctcagactggggcgaatgttcaccttaTAACAGGCCAATGACcagaagcacacagccaagacagtgcAGGACTgctttcgggacaagtctctgaatttccttgagtggccctgccaaagcccagacttgaacctgatccaaaatctctggagagacctgaaaatatatgTGCAGCAGCGCTTCCCATCCAATCTgacaagagcttgagaggatttgcagagaagaatgggagaaactccccaaatacaggtgtgtcaagcttgtagaattataccctagaagactcgaggctgtaatcgctgccaagggtgtttcaacaaagtactgagtgaagggtctgaatactattgtacactaccgatcaaaagtttggggtcacttagaaatttcctTGTTTTCCATAAAAACACACATGAAATAAGTTGCAAAATGAAttggaaatatagtcaagatgttgacaaggttataaataatgatttttaattgaaataataattgtttcCTTCAAACTTAGCTTTTGTCAAATAATTTGCATCAATTACATCCTTGCAGGCCTATGGCATTCTAGATGTCAATTTGTTGTGGTAATCTGAAGAGGTTTCACCCTATGCTTCCTGAAGCATCTCCCAcgagttggattggcttgatggacACTTCTTATGTACCAcatggtcaagctgctcccacaacagctcaatagggttgagatccggtgactgtgctggccactccattatagacagataccagctgactgcttcttccctaaatagttattgcatagttttagctgtgctttgggtcattgtcctgttgtagtaGAGCCCTGGCTCCAATTAAGTGCCATCCACAGAGTATGGCACGGTGTTTTGCGAATTGGAGTGATAGCTTTCCTTCTTCAaaatcccttttaccctgtagaaatctcccactttaccaccaccaacgCACTCCCAGACCagcacattgcctccaccatgcttgaaagatggcgtcaagcactcctccagcatcttttcagtCTTTCTGCGTCTTACGAAttttcttctttgtgatccgaacacctcaaacttagattagtctgtccataacacgttcttccaatcttcctctgtccagtgtctgtgttattttgcccatcttaatctttcatttttattggccagtctgagatatggatttttctttgcaactctgcctagaaggccagcatcccggggttgcatcttcactgttgatgttgagactggtgttttgcgggtactatttaatgaagctgccagttgaggacttgtgagacgtctgtttctcaaactagacactctaatatacttgtcttcttgctcagttgtgcaccggggcctcccactcctctttctattctagttagagacagtttgcgctgttctgtgagggagtagtacacagcgttgtacgagatcttcagtttcttggcaatttctcgcatggaatagccttcatttctcagaacaagaatagactgacgagtttcagaagaaagttatttgtttctggccatgttgagcctataatcgaacccacaaatgctgacactccagatactcaactagtctaaagaaggccagttttattgcttctttaatcagaacaaaagttttcagctgtgctaacataattgcaaaagggttttctaatgattaattagccttttaaaatgatcaacttggattagctaacacaaggtgcagaggagtgatggttgctgataatgggcctctgtaggcctatgtagatattccataaaaatctgccgtttccaacaacattaacaatgtctacacagtatttttgatcaatttgatgttatttgaatcgacaaaaaaatttgcttttatttaaaaaacaaggacatttctaagtgaccccaaacttttgaatggaagtgtaaatgtgatatttcagttttcttTTTTGATTAATTTGCAATAACATGGACTCTTAACAACATTATGAAACATTGTTGGTCCTAGGCAACGCCCCACTCCCTGCAGCACCAGCACACATTGAAATAGAATGAAAAGAATGGGTTTGGAACCTCTAATcatggcaatttgactggtaaactcatgggtacactcgcaatggctgcATGGTATTGGgatttatacaatgggtgggtctaatcctgaatgctgattggttagttaaaactgcattccagctgatctctattccacaagttgccactggctaaatctatgatgttaaaatgcctatttactctgttccatctgactttgtaatccactgtctcatcagcccagccaagcaacATATAAACTtgaaaaagcatctagacattatctcacatttcttttagactaacattttgttttcaacagcggagatttatATAAactttgctgtctgtctctccgacatttgcaaaaTTGAAACAATATTAAAATTAGATCTCCAGCTgccccatagtaatgaacgtgtcgggagtcgGGACGAAATGGACaagcaggcagcgtttctcagccagtcgaaatcatgaataagctggcatcatttttatggagaTATACAACAAAAATATTTGTTACATGTTGAAAAAATTTCACATGAAACACAGCTAATTTGaggtctttccagcttcagtttgaagtgatcatgttactgtagctgtgttgttggctagctcctttGAACAACActgtcctgacgagtgagcacattttctatgccaggcaaagtcgtgcctcattagctcatttttatggatgtatccaaataaatgtcactagaaaacagcttaaacaaatgtatCATTTTGACTTTGTCTCAGACCTAACaacaatatatcctccaaacatcgACTTCTCGGACATTATCACTTAAGCaatcatttccatggtaatgtagaatgttcattcaaatgattGCTTAAGTGatgttaactgatgtggctcatgcaatggaatgtattttttgtaatgtaagttgagttgaatcaacaaatcacagcacatattgatgggtacactttctgcttttacttcctgcttttctCCTATGGGTGGGTGCACTCGCACCCTgtcagtccacccattatgccattaTTGACTTGAACGGGGACATCCGTTttattaattatatttctatggcagcACAGTCAGGAGCGGAGTAGAGAAGAAAATGTGCGtctttatttttttgttgctattCGAACGGTTATAAAGGTGACCCAGTCATTTGGCTGACCAATGAccgtcatccaaaattccatgactgTCACAGGCTTAATCAAGGATGTTAAACATATTCAATGTGAACTGTTTCAACCGCAGGTGTCTGTCTGAAACCGGGCCTTAAGTCTTTGGAAAGGTTTCTACACAGCAGGATGAAGTATGGTCCTTCCTCCAACGTCTTTGTCATTGTCTTGTTTGGGCAGCCAGTGACGTGTAGCATTATTCAATACAGAAAGAGtctgactggcacccaggctagaaTATAATGATTTTGATGTCCCCGCGCAGCCATCCGCTTCGGCCGGATGccccaggaggagagagagaagctgctggCTGAGTTTATGGATGTGTCCCCCAGGAGCCCAGAGTCAGCGGACTTGAGAGCCTTGTCcagacagctgtgtctgtcctatCACAGACACTTTCCCCTGACCAAGAGCAGGGCCAGAGCCATCCTGTCTGGGAAGACCCACGGAAACTCAGTAAGGGCCCAATTGTTACTTGAGATACTGTACAACTACATGCACATAATATTTAAAGTTTTGCATAAattttgcattgatgtcaatggaacATTTGTAATTTGAGTCAGAACAGAGCCATTGAAAGCCACTtcacacctctttctctctcacacacaccagacaTTTGGTTCTGTATATTTGAATATCACAGTTTTTGGAAAATGCACTCTGTCCTGATTAACTGGTAGCAAAATATCAGTGTACAGTAGGAAGCAGTAATATTGGGTCATCTCAGCTTGTCTAAGAGGAAATAACTAATAGACAGTTATTCATACTTTAGAGAAGCAGATATATTTTCACTAACCTAAAAGTCAGGATTTTAATCATCTTTTATTTCCTAGTTAGATTAAACCGTTGTGCACCCAGCAAGGGTGGCAAATACTGAATCACTACAAATTGCCAAGAGAATGAATGGCAATGGATGGCAATGCTTCATAATACATTGTTTTTAAGAgatgtctctctttccttccagCCGTTTGTCATCCATGACATGAAGTCCCTGACAGCGGGTCAGGACTTTATAAACAGTAGACAGTTCCCTTTCCTGGAGCACCAGAGGTCTGTCCTGCCCCCTCAAGAGCCTGCCGGGGAGCTGGAGCTCTTCTTTTTCCGGCAGGTTCAGTTCCGCACCGCCGAAGCTGTACGAGAAATCATAGAGTTTGCCAAGAGTATCCCTGGGTTGACAGAGCTGGACATAAATGACCAGGTGACCCTGCTGAAGTACGGGGTCATCGAGGTCATGTTGATCATGCTGGCGCCGCTGATGAACAAGGACGGCACACTGTTCGCCTACGGACAGATCTTCATGACCCGGGAGTTCCTCAAGTGTCTGAGGAAGCCATTCTGTGAGATGATGGAGCCAAAGTTTGAGTTTGCGGTAAAATTCAACGTGCTGGAGCTGGACGATAGTGATACGGCGCTCTTCCTCGCTGTCATCATCCTCAGTGGAGGTGGTGTTTTTCCGTTTTACATTTatgcatttacagttgaagtcagaagtttacatacacataagttggagtcattaaaacttgtttttcatccgctccacaaatgtattgttatcaactacagttttggcaagtcggttaggacatctactgtgtgcatgatacaagtcatttttccaacaattgtttacagacagattatttcacttacaattcactgtatcacaattccagtgtgtcagaagtttacatacactaagttgactggcttcaaacagcttggaaaattcccgaaaattatgtcatggctttagaagcttctgatagactaattgacatcatttgagtaaattggagatgtacctgtggatgtatttcaaggcctaccttcaaactcactgcctctttgcttggcatcatggggaaatcaaaagatatcagccaagacctcaggaaaaaaattgtagacctccacaagtctggttcatccttgggagcaatttccaaacgcctgaagataccacgttcatctgtacaaacaatagtatgcaagtataaacaccatgggaccacgcagccgtcataccgctcaggaaggagacacgtt
This genomic stretch from Oncorhynchus kisutch isolate 150728-3 linkage group LG24, Okis_V2, whole genome shotgun sequence harbors:
- the LOC109869769 gene encoding peroxisome proliferator-activated receptor gamma-like isoform X2, with translation MSFELGTLDLAEMENRMNSSDMKTLSTLDHLYLSPLEHSLNIPHHHSPDRNHLFNHSSDRNYSFNHSPDINHSFNHSPDINHSFNHSPDINQSFNHSPDINHSFNHSLDINHSFNHSPDINHSLHHSSDINHSFNHSPDRNHSFNHSPDRNHSFNHSPDINHSFNHSPDINHSFNHSLDINHSFNHSPDINHSLNHSSDINHSFNHSPDRNHSFNHSPDRNQSFNHSPDINQSFNHSPDRNHSSNHSPDINQSFNHSPDLNQSFNHSPDRNHSSNHSPHRNHLFNYPYNYTYSSLKEESMSPLWSSNCSVVSLSRPTLHSKSPTYTDPSTLLYIDCRVCGDTASGFHYGVHACEGCKGFFRRTMRLKLVYDHCDLHCRIHKKSRNKCQYCRFQKCLLVGMSHDAIRFGRMPQEEREKLLAEFMDVSPRSPESADLRALSRQLCLSYHRHFPLTKSRARAILSGKTHGNSPFVIHDMKSLTAGQDFINSRQFPFLEHQRSVLPPQEPAGELELFFFRQVQFRTAEAVREIIEFAKSIPGLTELDINDQVTLLKYGVIEVMLIMLAPLMNKDGTLFAYGQIFMTREFLKCLRKPFCEMMEPKFEFAVKFNVLELDDSDTALFLAVIILSGDRPGLVNVKPIEDLQEAVLQALELQLKTIHPDCPQLFARLLQKMTDLQPLVADHVRLIHLLKKQERETCLHPLLQEVMRDLY
- the LOC109869769 gene encoding peroxisome proliferator-activated receptor gamma-like isoform X1, with the translated sequence MSFELGTLDLAEMENRMNSSDMKTLSTLDHLYLSPLEHSLNIPHHHSPDRNHLFNHSSDRNYSFNHSPDINHSFNHSPDINHSFNHSPDINQSFNHSPDINHSFNHSLDINHSFNHSPDINHSLHHSSDINHSFNHSPDRNHSFNHSPDRNHSFNHSPDINHSFNHSPDINHSFNHSLDINHSFNHSPDINHSLNHSSDINHSFNHSPDRNHSFNHSPDRNQSFNHSPDINQSFNHSPDRNHSSNHSPDINQSFNHSPDLNQSFNHSPDRNHSSNHSPHRNHLFNYPYNYTYSEYQCSLKEESMSPLWSSNCSVVSLSRPTLHSKSPTYTDPSTLLYIDCRVCGDTASGFHYGVHACEGCKGFFRRTMRLKLVYDHCDLHCRIHKKSRNKCQYCRFQKCLLVGMSHDAIRFGRMPQEEREKLLAEFMDVSPRSPESADLRALSRQLCLSYHRHFPLTKSRARAILSGKTHGNSPFVIHDMKSLTAGQDFINSRQFPFLEHQRSVLPPQEPAGELELFFFRQVQFRTAEAVREIIEFAKSIPGLTELDINDQVTLLKYGVIEVMLIMLAPLMNKDGTLFAYGQIFMTREFLKCLRKPFCEMMEPKFEFAVKFNVLELDDSDTALFLAVIILSGDRPGLVNVKPIEDLQEAVLQALELQLKTIHPDCPQLFARLLQKMTDLQPLVADHVRLIHLLKKQERETCLHPLLQEVMRDLY